The genomic stretch TTAGTTATGGTTGatgttttaaggacttgcatAGAACTTGATTTGAGACATGGCAATGTACTATCAACATTGTTATGATCCTCAAATGAATAGATATGACCCATATTCTAACAATTACAATTCACAATGGGAGGAATATTCTAATACTTTCTATGGTGGAAATCAATATGTTAAGCCAAATTACGACTCTCAATCAGAATATAATGAGTTTGCGCCACAATATTCAGATCCATCAAATGGAGATCTCATCAATGCACTGAATGACAGTAATATCCAACTTCAACAGATGTCAGAGCAGGCTTATGGGCCTTTCCCTCAACAACCTCCTATAGGAATGCCACAAGATCAGGAACCATCAATTTCAGATATGCTAAAAACCTTGGTGGCTTCAACTATGCAGACCCAAGTTATTCTTCAAAGTACAGAAGCGTCCCTCAAGAATTTGGAGAGTACTATGGGACAAATTGCTACATCATTGAATAATCTTGAGGTTGAGAGTATTGGAGAATTACCCACAAAATTAGAGAGTAATCCAATAGAGAATGATGGTACCTTAACTCTTAAAAGTGGTCCACAACTTGACACACCACCTCATCCAGACATAACATTTAATCTAATTCCAACTCAAGAAGTCAACAATTCAACCCAAGAAGCATCTTCTCCACCGGAGATCGAAACTTTCACATCAGTTGGTCCATCATCACAGAACATGCTACACAAACCAACTGTTAGATTGTATGTCCCTATTCCTCCTTTTCCGAGCAGAATGACAAAATTTAAGAATGAGGAGGAAAATAAGGTGAtccttaaaatcaatatttcgCTTCTTAAAACTATTAAGCAAGTGCCACCATATGCTAAGCTTCCTAAGGAGCTGTCCTCAAATAAAAGTGTGAGGGAGAATGTTTCTATTATTCTGCAAAGGAAGTTGCCACCCAAGTGTCAAGACCTTGGGATGTTTATAAATCCATACACTATCAGTAAAAGAAGATTTTATCATTGTATGATAGATTTAGGATCATCTattaatgttatattttattctattttttcctCTTTAAATCTAGGGTTATTAAAAGAAACTAGTGGTATTATTCAATTGGCTAATCACACTAATGCTTATCCCCTAAGGGTAGTTGAAGATGCTTTGGTGCAGGTTCAATTTGGTAGGCCATTCTTACTGATTACAAGTACAAAGATGGATGTCAAAGTATGGGTACTTACAATAGAATTTGAAGGTGAATTTATACAATTTGATATGTTGAATTCTATTGATAAGTTCAAGAGAAAGAAAGTTCTGTTAAATGACCCACCATAACAATTATGACTACatcattcagtcgagctaacgatgttAAACAAAGCAAACTTGCGGGAGTTTTTCTTaaccttatctttttatttttcattgattttttattatttatttagtataTGCCTTGAGGACAATGGTTAAATTAAGTGTAGGGGAAGGTAAAATTGcctgtttaatttttatttgtcatttctttagttgttatttgtgtttgtgtttgtgttgtttagttgttttttcTTGTTTAGTTGTTTCTAGTGTCATTTCTTTTAGGTTGTTATAAGCATGGTTATGTTGAAAATTGTCTGTCAATGATAAAACTTCTGATTGAGATAAGAATTTGTCTAGGAACTTGATGAATTTTGCATGAATGgtgtgcttaactcttgtgtggttgttacttaagcttgatcttaGATTTTTAAACATAATATGTGTACAATTAGATTTACATTTCACTAGTATTTGGAGATATATATGCATGCTATTACTTATATATAGTCTCGACAACTCTAGAaaccattgattaattgtttgaggcaAAATTCtgagtacacatgattaggaagatgattaaggcatgttctttGGATAGTTTGAGGctttcaagcttacctatgaaattgaatatcctagtttcccatttttaagccataatgactaatctttttcttttataagcaAATATCTAAACTTTTGTAGCTTGAAAATTTTATCTTTTTCTGTGACTCACtacaccatagttttatatgattgtttgatttggtgggttgggttatggattgtaagaagggaaagttgtattggtttgttggattgtaatgtgaaagtatatgatctactatttctcccaatgagttgaattgaaaaaaaacagagaaaaaaataTGCAtacaaaaaatattgaaaaaaaaaatttgcaaaagtATAAGTAAAGGGGGAAATATTATGATCGAtgtggaaagaaaaaatagaaagattgtgtattttcttgaattgtaggggaaatttgtgggaagatctagagaatagaagaagaaaaaatataggatatggtgtgatttaagcttaaatattcatttttcatctacctttagcCTTAgtcttacattacaagcttttaaagaccttttgattcttgattatgtgtgtttacattagtggagaataattagTTAATGTCAATGGAGTGaatgattttcatgaaaatattttcTATACAAGAGACTTTAAAACATActttggcatgtataaattgattcgaaTGTTTGTGATTTGGTAAGTTTGATTGT from Humulus lupulus chromosome 5, drHumLupu1.1, whole genome shotgun sequence encodes the following:
- the LOC133779786 gene encoding uncharacterized protein LOC133779786: MAMYYQHCYDPQMNRYDPYSNNYNSQWEEYSNTFYGGNQYVKPNYDSQSEYNEFAPQYSDPSNGDLINALNDSNIQLQQMSEQAYGPFPQQPPIGMPQDQEPSISDMLKTLVASTMQTQVILQSTEASLKNLESTMGQIATSLNNLEVESIGELPTKLESNPIENDGTLTLKSGPQLDTPPHPDITFNLIPTQEVNNSTQEASSPPEIETFTSVGPSSQNMLHKPTVRLYVPIPPFPSRMTKFKNEEENKVILKINISLLKTIKQVPPYAKLPKELSSNKSVRENVSIILQRKLPPKCQDLGMFINPYTIRLLKETSGIIQLANHTNAYPLRVVEDALVQVQFGRPFLLITSTKMDVKVWVLTIEFEGEFIQFDMLNSIDKFKRKKVLLNDPP